The stretch of DNA TCTTGACCCATTAACAGAAACATACAACTATAATCATGATAACGATGAAAAATAAATATAGCAAATTATTTACCATAGGAATATTCTTGATCACGCTATATTCATGTAGTATTCCTAAAATAACACAAAAAGAAGTAGATGTTGACATTCCTGAAAGTTTTCAAAACAACTTACAAGATACTGTTAACACAGCCAATATTAATTGGAAAGATTTCTTTGAAGATTCTTATTTAACGGAGTTAATCGATTCCGCTCTAGTTAACAATAAAGAAATCAACATCCTTTTACAACGCATTAATATGGCCCAAAACGAAATTCAGGTAAGAAAAGGGGAATATTTACCTTTTGTAAATGCTGGGGCTGGGGCTGATATTGAAAAAGTGGGACGCTATACTCGAAATGGAGCTGTTGAAGAAGATTTAGATATTAAGGAAGGGAAATCATTCCCTGACCCTTTAGCTAATCTACAATTTGGACTTTATGCTTCATGGGAATTGGATGTTTGGAAAAAACTAAGAAATGCAAAAAAAGTAGCCTACTTTGAATACTTAGCAAGCAAAGAAGGTAAAAATTTTGCTACAACCAATTTAGTATCTGAAATTGCCAATTCTTATTATGAATTAATCGCTTTAGATAATCAGTTAAAGATTCTTAACCAAAGTATTCAAATTCAAAAAAATGCATTGGAAATTGTAAAAGTATTGATGCAAGCAGCACGTGTTAATTTACTTGCTGTAAAACGATTTGAAGCTGAGGTTCAAAAAAATCAAAGTGAGATTTTTAAAATTAACCAATCAATTGTTGAAACAGAAAACGAAATCAATTTTCTTATAGGTAGAACACCTCAACCTATAATTAGAACCAAGAATGATTTTACTCAAATACAGCCTAAAGTTATTAAAAGTGGGATTCCTTCACAACTATTGGAAAATAGACCTGATATTCGAAAAGCAGAATTAGAATTAGCAGCTTCCGATTTAAATATCAAAGTAGCAAAAGCTAATTTTTATCCTTCTTTTGATATTAAAGCAGGGTTAGGTTATCAAGCTTTTGATCCAAAATATTTATTAAACACACCTGAATCAATGTTATTTTCATTAGGAGGTGATATTGTAGCTCCATTAGTTAATCGAAATGCAATAAAAGCACAATATAAAAATGCCAATGCTAAACAAATTGAAGCGACTTATGAATATGAAAAAACGATTCTAAATGCTTATAAAGAAGTAGCGAATCAACTTTCTAATATGGATAACTTAGAAAAAAATCTTCAGAAAAAAAATGAGCAAGTTCAAGCGCTTACTCAATCAATTGAAGTAGCAAATCAGCTGTTTAAATCAGCTAGAGCAGATTATATGGAAGTTTTACTTACTCAACGAGATGCTTTGGAAGCTAAAATGGAACTCATTGAAACTAAGAAAAGTCAAATGAATGCCATGGTTAATCTATATAAAGCTCTAGGAGGTGGTTGGAAATAATTTTTGCCTTATCATATTTATCTAAAATTAGTTTATTAACTAGAAAAACATCCCGATTAAATCGGGATGTTTTTAATCAAAACTACTTAAATAATGGAATTTAATTTTCAATTAAAATATGAAGACCTACTCCATTTCTCTTTACCTCCTTTTACTCTAAAACCATATTTTTTTGTTTTATCAAAAGGAAAAGGTTTTGTATACAATATATCTTTCTCATCAGGTTCTGAACCATCCGTTGTATAATAAATTTCTAACCCTGGAAAAGCTGTATTAGCATATAATTCATTTCCTATTAATTGCAACCCTACTGGTGGAACTCTATAATTGATATGATTTCGTTCTAATCGAGGTAATTCATTTTTAGCTAATTGATTCACAAATACATTCCAATCTATATTCATCCATTTTAAACGTTCCTTTTTATCAGAAATACGTGCCCAATTAGGTTGTTTTGCCCATGCCCGCTCTGCCAAACCTATTAATTTTGGATAAATTAAATATTCCGTAATTTCTGGAGTAAAAGCATTTTCACTCCATAATTGTCCTTGTATTCCCAACACATGCTTTTTTCCTTCTTCAGTTAAGGAAACAAAATTTTTCATCGACTCTTTGGTAATTTCATTACCATATTGATCTTCATAAGCACAATTTGGAATATTTTCTGGGGTAAATTCATAAGCTTTTTTTGTATTTACATAACCTCCCCAATAATACCCTACTTCTTCAGGATGTTTTTCATAAGCCAAATCAAAATATAAATTGGTTACATTTGATAAGACAACATCATAACCTGCATTAGCCAAACGATAAGAAACGTCTTGCATATCTGATCCCCAAATACTATTCCAGATATAAGGTTGTAAATTTTCTTTATCTAAATCATGATTTACTTCAAATTTTCCTTTTACTTTTTTTAAAGCTATTTCTTCCCAACCAGCTGTTCTTAATCCTTTTGATTTCAGAATTTCATTAAACCGTGTTATAAATATTTCTGATAGAGCATTCTTTTTATCTCCTTTTATATTTTCACAAATTGAAGACTTTTCCCATACACCATCAGGAACTTCATCTCCTCCAGTATGGATTGTCGTTAATGTTACATTTGCTTCCTGATACATCTTAATCAGTTCATCTACTACTGTATCGATAAATGTATAAGTTGATTCTAAACATGGATTTAATACATTATCATTCCAACGTTGTACAGAACTATATTCTGATTGATCATCTAAATCTTGCAAAAGGAATCGCTCTGCTTCAGCTTTGTTCTCCTCTACCATTAAACGATCATAGCGGTATTTCATAGCTTTTATTCCTGCTCGAATATGACCCGGCATATCAATTTCCGGAATCACTTCTACATGATGTTTTTGAGCATATTTCAGAATTTCAATAAAATCTTCCTTTGAGTAATAACCTGATCCATTGGAATTACGATCAACTCCTGATCCAAATGAAGGTGCAATCCCCTTCTCAGATTCAAATGATCGAACCCCTCCTATTTTGGTTAATTCTGGTAAAGCAGGAATTTCTAAACGCCAACCTTCATCATCTGTTAAATGAAAATGTAATGTGTTTAATTTGTAAAATGCCATTTGCTTAATCAAACGTTTTACCATTTCTTTAGGTTGAAAATGACGTGCTACATCCAAATGCATTCCTCTATAAACAAACCTCGGATAATCTTCTATTATCGTTTTTTGTAAGACAATTTCTTTTCCGTTATCCAAAGGAAATAAAGCAGTTAAACTCTGTATTCCATAAAAAATACCCGCCGATCCTTTTGCTTTTATAATAATTTTTTCTTTATCAATGTTTAATTGATAGCCTTCTTTGGAATCAATTGTAATATCCTTCAATAAATAAATTCCTTTTTCTTTTTGATTACTAAATTCTTTACTGACACTCTTAAAAGCAAAATTATTCTCTAAAAATTCAATCGTGTTTTGGGCCTCATTTTTAAATTCTTCTTGATAATAAATCGTTGTGTTACGAGCTAATTTAATCTCTGTATCGAACGTTTTAAAATATACAGGCGAAGGAATAATCTTAGGTAAATCTTTTTTAGCAAGATTGATTAATTTATTATTTTGATTATAGTGCCAATTAGCATCTGCCACTGGCATATTATCTTCTTGTTTTCTCTTTAATTTTGAGTGATCAAAAGGAAGAATTGTATACGCTATGTTTTCTTTAAAAAGAATCTTATTTTCATGGTTTTTAAAAACAATAAATGGTCCTTGTGGTGCATCAGAAACTGATGTTGCCCAATATTTAGCTTCGAAAGAAATGACAATACTATCCCTATCTCTTTGTTCTTTAAACATTTTAGTAGGTGTCATCTTATATAAATCACCATTTATATGTTCAATTAAAACTTCTGGTGAACTTTTTATAATTTCTCGAACAAAATTAAAATAAATAGCCCATTGATCGTTGTCTACTAATTCATTCGTCGTGTTTTTCAAAATAAAATCAGAAGTAAAAATTTCTTTTTCAGGAACATTGACTACATTTCCCCATTCTAGTGAAAGTTTCTGATTATTTATGGGTTGTTTTTGGCATGAAAGAAGCCATCCAACAAAAAAAATCCCTATAATTTTTATACTAATTTTCATTGAAGTAACTGAATTAAAAAAGGGCAGACAAAATCTGCCCTGAACGTTAAAAATTTAATCTATAAAAAATGATACCTCTTAAAAGCTTCAATCGCTTCATAATCGGCCATACCTAATTCATGATATTGTTTTGCTGTATCACGATTTCGATCTTCAGCACGTTGCCAAAATTCTCTTAAATCATCTCCTTGGAACATTACACCATCTTTTTGTGACTGATGATAAAAAATAGCCTTTCTTTTTTGTAAAACTTGATCAGGACTCATTGGTACCGCCATTTCAATTTCATTAACAGGCCATTCATGCCAAGCTCCTCGATACAACCAAACCCAACATTCATGCATATATTCTTTGTGTTTTAAATGATCAATTGCACTAAAAATAGCATCCAAACATACTTTATGAGTTCCATGTGGATCTGCTAAATCTCCTGCTGCATAAATTTGATGAGGTTGTACTTTTTCAATAATACTTTGAACTATTTGAATATCTTCATCACTCAAAGGTGCTTTTTTAACTCTTCCTGTTTCATAAAAAGGCATATCTAAAAAATGCACTTTTTCATCAGGCAATGTATAAAAACGTGTTGCACCATAACATTCTCTACGACGAATTAATCCTTTTAATTTTCGTACCTGAATCGAATCAGCTTCATTGAATTTCTTCTGATTAATGCTATCTAAAGCCTCTCTTAAATAACTTGGAGATTCATTATTTTGATATTCACTTAACTCTCTTGCAACATCTAAGAATTTAATTGCTTCATCATCTGAAAC from Flavobacteriaceae bacterium UJ101 encodes:
- a CDS encoding cation efflux system protein CusC (Forms pores that allow passive diffusion of cations across the outer membrane. Part of a cation efflux system that mediates resistance to copper and silver (By similarity); Belongs to the outer membrane factor (OMF) (TC 1.B.17) family.), whose translation is MKNKYSKLFTIGIFLITLYSCSIPKITQKEVDVDIPESFQNNLQDTVNTANINWKDFFEDSYLTELIDSALVNNKEINILLQRINMAQNEIQVRKGEYLPFVNAGAGADIEKVGRYTRNGAVEEDLDIKEGKSFPDPLANLQFGLYASWELDVWKKLRNAKKVAYFEYLASKEGKNFATTNLVSEIANSYYELIALDNQLKILNQSIQIQKNALEIVKVLMQAARVNLLAVKRFEAEVQKNQSEIFKINQSIVETENEINFLIGRTPQPIIRTKNDFTQIQPKVIKSGIPSQLLENRPDIRKAELELAASDLNIKVAKANFYPSFDIKAGLGYQAFDPKYLLNTPESMLFSLGGDIVAPLVNRNAIKAQYKNANAKQIEATYEYEKTILNAYKEVANQLSNMDNLEKNLQKKNEQVQALTQSIEVANQLFKSARADYMEVLLTQRDALEAKMELIETKKSQMNAMVNLYKALGGGWK
- the HEXA_B gene encoding beta-N-acetylhexosaminidase (Responsible for the degradation of GM2 gangliosides, and a variety of other molecules containing terminal N-acetyl hexosamines, in the brain and other tissues; Belongs to the glycosyl hydrolase 20 family.; KEGG: mvs:MVIS_2240 hexosaminidase); amino-acid sequence: MKISIKIIGIFFVGWLLSCQKQPINNQKLSLEWGNVVNVPEKEIFTSDFILKNTTNELVDNDQWAIYFNFVREIIKSSPEVLIEHINGDLYKMTPTKMFKEQRDRDSIVISFEAKYWATSVSDAPQGPFIVFKNHENKILFKENIAYTILPFDHSKLKRKQEDNMPVADANWHYNQNNKLINLAKKDLPKIIPSPVYFKTFDTEIKLARNTTIYYQEEFKNEAQNTIEFLENNFAFKSVSKEFSNQKEKGIYLLKDITIDSKEGYQLNIDKEKIIIKAKGSAGIFYGIQSLTALFPLDNGKEIVLQKTIIEDYPRFVYRGMHLDVARHFQPKEMVKRLIKQMAFYKLNTLHFHLTDDEGWRLEIPALPELTKIGGVRSFESEKGIAPSFGSGVDRNSNGSGYYSKEDFIEILKYAQKHHVEVIPEIDMPGHIRAGIKAMKYRYDRLMVEENKAEAERFLLQDLDDQSEYSSVQRWNDNVLNPCLESTYTFIDTVVDELIKMYQEANVTLTTIHTGGDEVPDGVWEKSSICENIKGDKKNALSEIFITRFNEILKSKGLRTAGWEEIALKKVKGKFEVNHDLDKENLQPYIWNSIWGSDMQDVSYRLANAGYDVVLSNVTNLYFDLAYEKHPEEVGYYWGGYVNTKKAYEFTPENIPNCAYEDQYGNEITKESMKNFVSLTEEGKKHVLGIQGQLWSENAFTPEITEYLIYPKLIGLAERAWAKQPNWARISDKKERLKWMNIDWNVFVNQLAKNELPRLERNHINYRVPPVGLQLIGNELYANTAFPGLEIYYTTDGSEPDEKDILYTKPFPFDKTKKYGFRVKGGKEKWSRSSYFN